Proteins co-encoded in one Medicago truncatula cultivar Jemalong A17 chromosome 8, MtrunA17r5.0-ANR, whole genome shotgun sequence genomic window:
- the LOC120577707 gene encoding uncharacterized protein: MNVLSANVVQQLSFSFSKSLSSFEWENKNKNALFLTVTVAKPPSRSTVIRMGGGPRTYPGGVSKWQWKRMQAKKAKQLLKARLCRERQIYEMRKRAELKAAVSDLERPWEVVEKPPKLFSIKADEQLKVLADRFQKPGGFDLWTENDGPQLFQTPDELPSARFFPKGVVHSIKPYMKVTSDDLLEGSDVLENDGGEGYGSDDVHDGEGGSSSPLNYGRNEVNVGSRLQKNGNGRRYLSDNVDRSHDGERSSHLSAEGSELNVRGGLKNNGNGRRYLSEDVVRSHDGERSSHLSTGRSELNVRGGFRKNENGRCYLPEDVDQFHDGERSSHLSTRKTELNVRGGLRKNGSRYSLGDVDRPDNEDPYSSLNSGRTGSNIDARMRKHGNGRKFIPKGVDGSDDAERSSPSHARNGASFDGNFGNKGSARRALSNDGDAVRSNGSGDIRLRRKESGKRFMSKDVNGSNGMYAGRDASGRTHRGSNSIAGRRYGKYTQRSSNNVSRRVRDADSEVYDMGLQQDGSYQFLQNEQPDSTSW; encoded by the coding sequence ATGAATGTGTTATCCGCCAATGTCGTACAACAACTGTCATTTTCATTCTCAAAATCTTTATCAAGTTTTGAATGggagaacaagaacaagaatgCGCTGTTCCTTACGGTGACTGTAGCAAAACCACCTTCTCGTTCAACTGTCATCCGAATGGGTGGTGGGCCAAGGACGTATCCAGGCGGGGTGTCCAAGTGGCAATGGAAGCGTATGCAGGCCAAGAAGGCCAAGCAACTCTTGAAGGCACGACTGTGCCGGGAGCGGCAGATATATGAAATGAGGAAGAGGGCTGAGCTTAAGGCTGCTGTGTCTGACTTGGAGAGGCCCTGGGAGGTGGTTGAGAAGCCCCCTAAGTTGTTCTCTATCAAAGCCGATGAGCAGCTCAAGGTTTTGGCTGATAGGTTTCAGAAGCCTGGTGGGTTTGACCTTTGGACTGAAAATGATGGACCTCAGTTGTTTCAAACCCCCGATGAGTTGCCTTCTGCAAGGTTCTTTCCTAAAGGGGTTGTTCATAGTATCAAGCCTTATATGAAGGTTACTAGTGATGACTTGTTGGAGGGATCTGATGTTCTAGAAAATGATGGCGGTGAAGGGTATGGGTCAGATGATGTTCATGATGGTGAGGGTGGTTCTTCTTCTCCTTTGAATTATGGGAGGAATGAAGTGAACGTTGGCAGTCGATTGCAAAAGAATGGGAATGGAAGGAGGTATTTGTCAGATAATGTTGATCGGTCTCATGATGGGGAGCGTTCTTCTCATTTGAGTGCTGAGGGGAGTGAATTGAACGTTCGTGGTGGATTGAAAAACAACGGGAATGGGAGGAGGTATTTGTCAGAGGATGTTGTTCGGTCCCATGATGGGGAGCGTTCTTCTCATTTGAGTACTGGGAGGAGTGAACTGAATGTTCGTGGTGGATTCAGAAAGAATGAAAATGGGAGGTGTTATTTGCCAGAAGATGTCGATCAGTTCCATGATGGGGAGCGTTCTTCTCATTTGAGTACTAGGAAGACCGAGTTGAATGTTCGTGGTGGATTGAGAAAGAACGGGAGTAGGTATTCATTAGGGGATGTTGATCGGCCAGATAATGAAGATCCTTAttcttctttgaattctggGAGGACTGGATCAAATATTGATGCTAGAATGAGGAAGCACGGGAATGGAAGGAAGTTTATTCCGAAGGGTGTAGATGGGTCGGATGATGCAGAGCGTTCTTCTCCTTCACATGCGAGGAATGGAGCGAGTTTTGATGGCAATTTTGGGAATAAAGGGAGTGCAAGGAGGGCTTTATCCAACGATGGTGATGCTGTTAGGTCTAATGGATCTGGTGATATTAGATTGAGGAGGAAGGAGAGTGGAAAGAGGTTTATGTCAAAGGATGTTAATGGATCTAATGGGATGTATGCAGGAAGAGATGCTTCTGGCAGAACACATAGAGGGAGTAATTCCATTGCAGGCAGGAGATATGGAAAATATACTCAGAGGAGTTCAAACAATGTTTCACGAAGGGTTAGAGATGCAGATTCTGAAGTTTATGATATGGGTTTACAACAAGATGGAAGTTATCAATTCTTACAGAATGAGCAACCTGACTCTACAAGCTGGTAA
- the LOC25500164 gene encoding putative ABC transporter C family member 15, with amino-acid sequence MDYMATISLTCLLEHVTLPLEFGFLVILLVQLLRNCMNNITKQNKVSEVHPNCIKFGFPYKISLACTTLLLAIHALMLILMLNHEPQCTSKLQTYTSEIIQVLSSATILIAICKMSKTNANFHWIVRLWWFFSFLLSIISTALHVNFSIKNKGVIGIKEYADFLGLVVSTCLLVVSTRGKTGIVIIATNGSISEPLLEEKNEKHSSECLKESPYGKATIFQLINFSWLNPLFAVGYKKPLQLDDIPNLDIKDSAEYLNCAFDESLRQVKEKDGTTNPSIYKAIYLFARKKAAINALFAIISASASYVGPYLITDFVNFLTEKDSRGLKSGYLLSLGFLCAKMVEVIAQRQWIFGARQLGLRLRAALISHVYKKGLHLSSRSRQSHSGGEIMNYMSVDVQRITDFVWYVNVIWMLPIQISLAVIILQTNLGLGSLAALAATLAVMTLNIPLTKIQKRYQTKIMDAKDNRMKTTSEILKNMRTLKFQAWDSEFFQRIEALRSVEYGWLSKSLRQQAFSAFIFWGSPTFISVITFWTCMFIGIELTAGRVLSAFATFRMLQDPMFSLPDLLNVIAQGKVSGDRIASFLKKEEIQHDVIEYVSKDKTEFDVVIEKGRFSWDPETTIPTLDEIELKVKRGMKVAICGSVGSGKSSMLSGVLGEIFKQSGNVKISGTKAYVPQSAWILTGNIRDNITFGKEFEEDKYEKTVEACALKKDFELFSCGDLTEIGERGINMSGGQKQRIQIARAVYQDADIYLFDDPFSAVDAHTGTHLFKECLLGILKEKTILFVTHQVEFLPAADLILVMQNGRIAQAGTFEELLKQNIGFESLVGAHSKALESVLMVGNSSKENLNPIPEGECITYSNSSSELLHTQLDTVQENSPTESKGNNDGKLVQDEERETGSISKEVYWSYLTTVKGGILVPIILLAQSSFQILQIGSNYWMAWVCPTKSDAKPIFDMNFILLIYMVLSVAGSLCVLLRATLVLNVGLWTAQTFFTRMLHNVQRAPMSFFDSTPTGRILNRASTDQSVLDMEMLHRIGSCASSIIQILGTIAVMCQAAWQVFIIFIPVTAICIWYQRYYNPTARELARLAQIQITPILHHFSESLAGAASIRAFDQEGRFMSTNLVLLDGFSRPWFHNVSAMEWLSYRLNLLSNFVFAFSLVLLVSLPEGFINPSIAGLAVTYGINLNVLQASVIWNICNAENKMISVERILQYTNIASESPLVIEDCRPPRNWPETGTICFQNLQIRYAEHLPSVLKNITCTFPGRKKIGVVGRTGSGKSTLIQAIFRIVEPREGCIVIDNVDICEIGLHDLRSKLSIIPQDPALFEGTVRGNLDPLEQYSDSEVWEALDKCQLGHLVRAKEEKLDSPVVENGDNWSAGQRQLFCLGRALLKKSSILVLDEATASVDSATDGVIQDIICQQFNNRTVVTIAHRIHTVIDSDLVLVLSDGRIAEYDEPSKLLEREDSFFYKLIKEYSSRSHSFNNLATQHVQDRE; translated from the exons ATGGACTACATGGCAACCATTAGTCTGACATGCTTGTTGGAACATGTAACTTTACCTCTAGAATTTGGCTTTCTTGTGATATTGTTAGTCCAACTCCTAAGAAATTGCATGAACAACATCACCAAGCAAAACAAGGTCTCAGAAGTGCATCCAAATTGCATAAAATTTGGTTTTCCTTACAAAATAAGCTTAGCTTGCACCACTTTATTGTTGGCTATTCATGCCTTAATGCTAATATTGATGCTCAATCATGAGCCTCAGTGTACTTCAAAACTTCAAACTTATACATCAGAGATCATTCAAGTGTTATCCTCTGCGACTATTCTAATAGCAATATGCAAGATGTCAAAAACTAATGCTAATTTCCATTGGATTGTAAGGCTTTGGTGGTTTTTCAGTTTCCTTTTGAGCATTATCAGCACAGCCCTTCATGTCAATTTCAGTATAAAAAACAAGGGTGTTATTGGTATAAAAGAATATGCAGATTTCCTTGGTTTGGTTGTTTCAACATGTCTGTTAGTTGTTTCAACAAGAGGGAAAACAGGCATAGTCATCATTGCAACAAATGGTAGCATATCTGAACCACTTTTGGAAGAGAAAAATGAGAAACATTCTTCTGAGTGTCTAAAAGAATCACCATATGGAAAAGCTACAATTTTTCAATTGATAAATTTCTCATGGCTCAATCCGTTGTTTGCGGTAGGGTATAAGAAACCTCTTCAATTGGATGACATTCCTAATCTTGACATCAAGGACTCTGCTGAATATCTAAATTGCGCATTTGATGAGAGTCTTAGACAAGTTAAGGAAAAAGATGGAACTACAAATCCATCTATCTACAAGGCAATCTATTTATTTGCTAGAAAAAAAGCGGCAATCAACGCGCTTTTTGCAATAATAAGCGCTTCAGCATCTTATGTTGGTCCATATTTGATCACTGACTTTGTGAATTTCCTCACCGAGAAGGACAGTCGCGGACTAAAGAGCGGATACCTTTTGTCGCTAGGTTTCTTATGTGCTAAAATGGTTGAGGTTATAGCTCAGAGGCAATGGATTTTCGGTGCTCGGCAATTAGGCCTCCGCCTAAGGGCCGCATTGATATCACATGTATACAAGAAGGGCTTACATCTGTCAAGCCGATCGCGTCAAAGTCATTCTGGTGGTGAGATAATGAACTACATGAGTGTAGATGTGCAGAGGATTACGGATTTCGTTTGGTATGTAAATGTTATTTGGATGCTGCCGATACAAATTTCCTTAGCTGTTATCATTTTGCAGACAAATCTTGGATTAGGTTCATTGGCTGCATTAGCTGCTACACTAGCAGTTATGACTTTGAACATACCTTTAACGAAAATACAGAAAAGATACCAAACCAAGATCATGGATGCAAAAGACAACAGAATGAAGACCACTTCAGAAATTCTCAAAAACATGaggactttgaaatttcaagcATGGGATAGTGAGTTTTTCCAAAGGATAGAAGCATTGAGAAGTGTTGAATATGGTTGGTTATCAAAGTCATTAAGACAACAGGCATTTTCGGCTTTTATCTTCTGGGGTTCACCTACATTCATTTCAGTGATAACCTTTTGGACATGCATGTTCATAGGGATTGAGCTGACAGCCGGAAGGGTCTTATCCGCATTTGCGACATTCCGAATGTTACAAGATCCTATGTTTAGTCTACCTGATCTACTCAATGTCATTGCCCAAGGAAAAGTTTCCGGCGATAGGATCGCTTCTTTTCTTAAGAAGGAAGAAATCCAACATGACGTGATTGAATATGTTTCTAAGGACAAAACAGAATTTGATGTAGTTATTGAGAAAGGAAGATTCAGTTGGGATCCTGAGACAACAATTCCAACACTTGATGAAATTGAGTTGAAAGTTAAGAGAGGAATGAAGGTTGCAATTTGTGGTTCTGTCGGTTCCGGGAAATCTAGTATGCTCTCCGGAGTTTTGGGAGAGATATTTAAACAATCAGGGAACGTTAAGATTAGTGGAACAAAGGCTTATGTTCCACAATCAGCATGGATACTTACCGGAAATATTAGGGACAACATAACCTTTGGAAAAGAGTTCGAAGAAGATAAGTATGAAAAAACTGTTGAAGCATGTGCTTTGAAAAAGGACTTTGAGCTATTCTCATGTGGTGATTTGACTGAGATTGGTGAAAGAGGGATTAATATGAGTGGTGGACAGAAACAAAGAATACAGATAGCTAGAGCTGTTTATCAAGATGCTGACATATACCTTTTTGATGATCCTTTTAGTGCTGTCGATGCTCATACCGGCACTCACCTCTTTAAG GAATGTCTTCTGGGGATTCTCAAAGAAAAAACTATACTTTTTGTTACACACCAAGTTGAGTTTCTCCCAGCAGCAGACCTCATTCTG GTGATGCAAAATGGAAGGATTGCACAAGCTGGAACATTTGAAGAACTTCTAAAGCAAAATATAGGATTTGAATCATTAGTTGGTGCTCATAGCAAAGCACTAGAGTCAGTTCTTATGGTTGGAAATTCAAGTAAAGAAAATTTAAATCCAATACCTGAAGGAGAATGCATCACCTACTCAAACTCAAGTTCTGAACTTTTGCACACACAACTTGACACAGTGCAAGAAAATTCTCCTACAGAAAGCAAAGGAAATAATGATGGAAAATTGGTTCaagatgaagaaagagaaaCAGGAAGCATATCAAAAGAAGTTTATTGGTCTTATTTGACAACCGTTAAAGGAGGAATTCTTGTTCCAATCATACTATTGGCACAGTCTTCATTCCAAATACTTCAGATTGGTAGTAACTATTGGATGGCTTGGGTCTGTCCTACAAAATCTGATGCTAAGCCTATATTTGATATGAATTTCATACTACTTATTTATATGGTACTTTCTGTTGCTGGTTCCCTTTGCGTTCTTCTGAGAGCCACGTTGGTGTTAAATGTTGGACTTTGGACAGCACAAACTTTTTTCACAAGAATGTTGCATAATGTGCAACGAGCCCCGATGTCATTTTTTGATTCTACCCCAACTGGAAGAATCTTGAACAGG GCCTCCACAGATCAAAGTGTGCTTGACATGGAAATGTTACACAGAATAGGATCGTGTGCTTCCTCAATAATACAAATTCTTGGCACTATTGCGGTGATGTGTCAAGCGGCTTGGCAAGTATTTATCATCTTCATTCCAGTAACTGCAATCTGCATATGGTATCAA CGATATTATAATCCGACAGCAAGAGAACTGGCTCGCTTAGCACAGATACAAATTACTCCAATTCTCCACCATTTTTCAGAATCTTTAGCAGGAGCTGCATCAATACGAGCTTTCGATCAAGAAGGCCGCTTCATGAGCACAAATCTTGTCCTTCTAGATGGCTTCTCAAGGCCATGGTTTCATAACGTGTCTGCAATGGAATGGCTCTCTTACAGATTGAACTTgctttcaaattttgtttttgcctTTTCACTTGTCTTACTAGTGAGCCTCCCTGAAGGTTTCATAAATCCAA GCATTGCAGGGTTAGCAGTAACATATGGAATCAATTTGAATGTCTTGCAAGCTTCAGTTATCTGGAACATTTGCAATGCAGAAAACAAGATGATATCAGTTGAAAGAATTCTTCAATATACAAATATCGCAAGTGAATCACCTCTTGTGATTGAAGACTGCCGGCCGCCAAGAAACTGGCCAGAAACTGGAACAATATGTTTCCAAAATTTGCAG ATACGATACGCTGAACATCTACCATCTGTGTTGAAAAATATCACTTGTACATTTCCTGGAAGGAAGAAAATAGGTGTTGTAGGACGAACTGGCAGTGGTAAATCAACCCTCATACAGGCAATTTTCAGGATTGTTGAACCAAGAGAGGGATGCATTGTGATCGACAATGTAGACATATGTGAGATAGGTCTCCATGACTTAAGGTCAAAGCTCAGCATTATCCCACAGGATCCAGCCTTGTTTGAAGGCACAGTCAGAGGAAACCTGGACCCTCTGGAGCAATACTCTGACAGTGAAGTGTGGGAG gCATTAGATAAATGTCAGCTAGGTCACCTAGTGAGGGCCAAGGAAGAGAAGTTGGACTCCCCAG TGGTTGAAAATGGTGATAACTGGAGTGCTGGACAAAGACAATTATTTTGCCTTGGAAGAGCCTTGTTGAAGAAAAGCAGCATATTAGTACTAGATGAAGCAACAGCCTCGGTGGATTCTGCAACTGACGGAGTGATACAGGATATCATCTGCCAACAGTTTAACAATCGAACAGTTGTCACAATAGCTCATCGAATCCACACAGTTATTGACAGCGACTTGGTTTTGGTCCTCAGTGATG GGAGAATTGCAGAATATGATGAACCATCAAAGTTACTTGAAAGAGAAGATTCATTTTTCTACAAACTTATAAAGGAGTACTCTAGCAGATCCCATAGCTTCAATAACTTGGCAACTCAACATGTCCAAGACAGGGAATAA